In a single window of the uncultured Pseudodesulfovibrio sp. genome:
- a CDS encoding glycosyltransferase: MHAEMDVVITTHNNADLIVALLDDLQRQEDILLKTVVMDDASSDGTAQRVADVHPEVTVISLERNQGPSRNRNTGAAQGQARYIAFLDDDITIEDPTAFKRAFDILEQDREIGQLAVRIVSGFEPDILLDCGIVSHRYHFGGLFHRLHEDMAYGLHLESRDVLGACSACTVVRRDVFELVGGFEPDFYYMCEDLDVSLRVNLAGHAVRYEPGIVVRHYESQAMGRRLERKMYLWHRNSLYTLMRNYPAGHFLKMFDLFVRLTMRGQAARSWKDCVAIAGFLLRRLPKTVRERRAQRHWLKKSRNKLLELGGKLKKDTALKSGITDLILSVTSACNARCPMCFRERDPDRKSELSVDEVRRLAEGLPRLKNLVISGGEPLLRKDLVEICEVFVRRQNPILTIPTNGSFPEETASVAKKILSLGARVLVVSLSLDGLEAYHDANRGIKGLFNKVRETYDRLVSVRRVFGPRLVIQINTCVTAGNLDELDGLHAYLCESMPEAGWVFEPVRGCSEDSEVRPLSMAEWQRLKDKLDAFHAMRPKANTKDIKRLYTLGMKSLETGRQAEPCIGGRGFVAIDQNGDLRPCELLPPVVNVRDIGLDMGALAGVAEWRAACERIEASACYCTHFCWASASWARNREDEA, translated from the coding sequence ATGCACGCTGAAATGGATGTCGTCATCACGACGCACAACAATGCGGATCTCATTGTCGCCTTGCTGGACGACCTGCAACGGCAGGAGGACATCCTGCTCAAAACCGTGGTCATGGACGACGCCTCGTCGGACGGCACGGCGCAGAGGGTTGCGGACGTCCACCCCGAGGTCACCGTGATTTCCCTGGAAAGGAACCAGGGACCGAGCCGGAACCGGAATACCGGGGCGGCCCAGGGTCAAGCCCGGTACATCGCCTTCCTGGATGACGACATAACCATCGAGGACCCCACCGCGTTCAAGAGGGCTTTCGACATTTTGGAGCAGGATCGGGAAATCGGGCAATTGGCCGTGCGCATCGTCAGCGGGTTCGAGCCGGACATTCTGCTGGACTGCGGCATCGTCAGCCACCGGTATCACTTCGGCGGACTGTTCCACCGGCTGCATGAAGACATGGCCTACGGCCTGCATCTCGAGTCCAGGGACGTGCTCGGCGCGTGTTCGGCCTGCACCGTTGTCCGGCGGGATGTTTTTGAACTGGTGGGCGGGTTCGAACCGGATTTTTATTACATGTGCGAAGACCTCGACGTCAGTTTGCGCGTGAACCTGGCTGGCCATGCCGTGCGTTACGAGCCGGGGATCGTGGTCCGGCATTATGAAAGCCAGGCCATGGGAAGGCGGTTGGAGCGCAAGATGTACCTTTGGCATCGAAACAGCCTGTACACCCTCATGCGCAACTATCCCGCCGGTCATTTCCTGAAGATGTTCGACCTGTTCGTTCGGCTGACCATGCGGGGGCAGGCGGCCCGGTCGTGGAAGGACTGTGTCGCGATCGCCGGTTTCCTTTTGCGCAGGCTGCCGAAAACCGTCCGGGAACGGCGGGCCCAGCGCCACTGGCTGAAAAAATCCCGAAACAAGCTCTTGGAATTGGGGGGAAAGTTGAAAAAGGATACGGCTCTGAAGTCCGGCATCACGGACCTGATTCTGTCGGTCACCTCGGCCTGCAACGCCAGATGCCCCATGTGCTTTCGGGAGCGAGACCCGGACCGCAAGAGCGAACTGTCCGTGGACGAGGTGCGCCGCTTGGCCGAGGGCCTGCCGAGGCTGAAAAATCTGGTCATCAGCGGCGGCGAACCCCTGTTGCGAAAGGACCTCGTGGAGATCTGCGAGGTGTTCGTCCGTCGCCAGAACCCCATTTTGACCATACCGACCAACGGCAGTTTCCCTGAGGAAACGGCCAGCGTTGCCAAGAAAATCCTGAGCCTGGGCGCCAGGGTGCTCGTGGTCAGCCTTTCCCTGGACGGGCTGGAGGCGTATCACGACGCCAATCGGGGCATCAAAGGGCTCTTCAACAAGGTGCGGGAGACCTATGACCGGTTGGTCTCGGTGCGGCGCGTCTTCGGCCCGCGGCTGGTCATTCAGATCAATACCTGCGTCACGGCGGGCAACCTGGACGAACTGGACGGGCTGCACGCCTATTTGTGCGAGTCCATGCCCGAAGCGGGATGGGTGTTTGAACCGGTCAGGGGATGCTCCGAGGACTCGGAAGTCCGCCCCCTGTCCATGGCCGAATGGCAGCGGCTCAAGGACAAGCTGGACGCGTTTCATGCGATGAGACCCAAGGCCAATACAAAGGACATCAAGCGGCTGTACACGCTGGGCATGAAGAGCCTTGAAACAGGACGGCAGGCGGAGCCGTGCATCGGCGGCCGGGGATTTGTGGCCATCGACCAGAACGGCGATCTCCGCCCCTGCGAATTGCTCCCGCCCGTGGTCAACGTCCGGGACATCGGTCTGGACATGGGAGCGCTGGCCGGAGTTGCCGAGTGGCGCGCCGCGTGCGAAAGGATAGAGGCCAGCGCCTGTTACTGCACGCATTTTTGCTGGGCGAGCGCCAGTTGGGCTCGCAACCGGGAAGACGAAGCATAG
- a CDS encoding SDR family oxidoreductase gives MFDLTNRVVAITGGAGLLGSRYAHALARCGACVAILDLVGSRVEKIVNAVNEHATGACRGFVVDITDEDAVAGCADAVAEAFGRVDSLVNNAANNPKVEDGLGGAATRLENFSLARWNADVAVGLTGAFLCAKHFGARIARGGNGGTIVNIASDLGVIAPDQRLYRQDGLPGDEQEVKPVTYSVVKSGIIGLTRYLSTYWAEQNVRSNALCLGGVQTSQPESFLRRIESRIPLGRMAMPDEYDGTIVYMVSDEARYMNGAVVSVDGGRTAW, from the coding sequence ATGTTCGATCTGACAAACAGGGTGGTGGCCATCACCGGCGGGGCGGGACTGCTCGGCTCGCGTTATGCGCATGCGCTGGCCCGTTGCGGGGCTTGCGTGGCTATTCTTGATCTGGTCGGGAGCCGCGTCGAGAAAATCGTTAATGCAGTAAATGAACATGCGACCGGAGCCTGCCGGGGCTTTGTGGTGGACATTACCGACGAGGACGCCGTGGCGGGGTGCGCCGACGCCGTGGCCGAGGCCTTCGGCAGGGTGGACTCCCTGGTGAACAACGCGGCCAACAACCCCAAGGTCGAGGACGGCCTCGGCGGAGCGGCCACGCGGCTGGAGAATTTTTCTTTGGCCCGGTGGAACGCGGACGTGGCCGTGGGGCTGACCGGCGCATTCCTGTGCGCCAAGCACTTCGGCGCGCGCATCGCCCGGGGCGGCAATGGCGGCACCATCGTCAACATCGCCTCCGATCTGGGCGTCATCGCGCCGGATCAACGGCTGTATCGTCAGGACGGCCTGCCCGGAGATGAGCAGGAAGTGAAGCCCGTGACCTACAGCGTGGTCAAATCCGGCATCATCGGGCTGACGAGATATCTGTCGACCTACTGGGCGGAACAGAACGTCAGGAGCAACGCGCTCTGCCTGGGGGGCGTGCAGACCTCCCAGCCCGAGTCCTTCCTGCGGCGCATCGAGTCGCGTATCCCCCTGGGCCGCATGGCCATGCCCGACGAGTACGACGGCACCATAGTGTACATGGTCTCGGACGAGGCCCGGTACATGAACGGGGCCGTGGTCTCGGTGGACGGGGGGCGGACCGCATGGTGA
- a CDS encoding radical SAM protein, with the protein MRFSHSEPQPASARIWPVFLPFAGCPYRCVFCAQDKQTGRDHADLAAILDQLETDFDSVLAQGRGPYELAFYGGTFTALPAPWPERFLDLATRFRKRGLIARVRCSTRPDCVDSDGLERLSALGLDMVELGIQSFDDEALRASGRGYSGAVARGACDTVRASGLALGVQLLPGLPGDRPGLFQSDVRTAAGLKPETARLYPCLVVRGTPLADLWERGAYVPWTTDRAVRELAEALPVLWAEGVRVIRLGLAPEPTLDENVLAGPFHPALGQSARALALLEIIRTRVAELEQRPSLLEVPSRYSGEFYGHGRELAPAYFELGFSRDSIRFVDTDSFLLE; encoded by the coding sequence ATGCGTTTTTCCCATTCCGAACCGCAGCCCGCGTCCGCGCGCATCTGGCCGGTCTTTCTGCCCTTTGCCGGATGCCCGTACCGTTGCGTGTTCTGCGCGCAGGACAAGCAGACCGGACGGGATCATGCCGACCTGGCGGCCATTCTCGACCAACTGGAAACCGATTTTGACAGCGTCCTCGCGCAGGGGCGCGGCCCGTATGAGCTGGCCTTTTACGGGGGCACGTTCACGGCCCTGCCCGCCCCCTGGCCCGAGCGCTTTCTCGATCTCGCGACGCGTTTTCGAAAGCGCGGGCTGATCGCTCGCGTGCGCTGTTCCACCCGGCCCGACTGTGTGGATTCGGATGGGCTTGAGCGGCTTTCCGCCCTGGGGCTGGACATGGTCGAGCTGGGCATCCAGTCTTTTGACGATGAGGCCCTGCGCGCCTCGGGGCGGGGATATTCGGGCGCGGTGGCGCGAGGGGCCTGCGATACGGTCCGCGCCTCCGGCCTTGCGCTGGGCGTCCAACTGCTGCCCGGCCTGCCCGGCGACCGGCCCGGCCTGTTCCAGTCCGACGTCCGCACTGCCGCGGGGCTCAAGCCCGAGACGGCCCGGCTCTACCCCTGTCTGGTGGTGCGGGGCACACCTCTGGCCGATCTGTGGGAGCGGGGGGCATACGTTCCCTGGACCACGGACCGCGCCGTGCGCGAGCTGGCCGAGGCCTTGCCCGTGCTCTGGGCCGAAGGGGTCCGGGTCATCCGTCTGGGGCTGGCCCCGGAGCCGACCCTGGACGAGAACGTTCTGGCCGGGCCGTTTCATCCGGCGCTGGGCCAGTCCGCCCGCGCCCTGGCGTTGCTGGAAATCATCAGGACCAGGGTTGCAGAGCTGGAACAAAGGCCGTCCCTGCTCGAGGTGCCGAGCCGCTATTCCGGCGAGTTCTACGGTCATGGCCGGGAGCTGGCTCCGGCCTACTTCGAGCTGGGGTTCTCCAGGGACTCGATCCGCTTCGTGGATACGGACAGCTTTCTCCTGGAATGA
- a CDS encoding NAD(P)-dependent oxidoreductase — translation MPYSSVFVAGATGLAGDAILERLLLDPTVEKIVATCFTSRPQAEDPRLEWRQVDLRSPQDCARAAAGCQAAVMAAAVTGGAAMQNDEPWKMVTDNLIMDTAMLDGFHLAGVQKVVFVSSATVYQDFAGFISEDELDWNLDPAPAYMGVGWAKRSAEKLCRFWHEKTGIRVAVARSSNIYGPRAKFDQKTANFIPALIRKAEDRMDPFEVWGSGDVTRDVIYSKDFGEAVYRLLMHPDILFDTFNLGHGKTVTVEEVVTHALQAAGHEPARINYIGEKTTIIHRALDCTKLMETIAWTPGWPIEVGIEETAAWWRENKDTWKK, via the coding sequence ATGCCCTATTCATCCGTTTTCGTGGCCGGTGCGACCGGGCTCGCCGGCGACGCGATTCTCGAGCGCCTGCTGCTGGACCCGACCGTCGAAAAGATCGTGGCCACCTGCTTCACCTCCCGCCCCCAGGCGGAAGACCCGCGCCTCGAGTGGCGGCAGGTCGACCTGCGTTCGCCGCAGGACTGCGCACGGGCCGCAGCGGGCTGCCAGGCCGCGGTCATGGCCGCGGCGGTCACAGGCGGCGCGGCCATGCAGAACGACGAGCCGTGGAAGATGGTCACGGACAACCTGATCATGGACACGGCCATGCTCGACGGGTTCCACCTGGCCGGGGTGCAAAAGGTCGTCTTCGTCTCCAGCGCCACCGTGTATCAGGATTTCGCGGGCTTCATCTCCGAGGACGAGCTGGACTGGAACCTTGATCCCGCTCCGGCCTATATGGGCGTGGGCTGGGCCAAGCGGTCGGCGGAAAAGCTCTGCCGCTTCTGGCACGAAAAGACCGGCATTCGCGTCGCCGTGGCCCGCAGCTCGAACATCTACGGCCCCAGGGCCAAGTTCGACCAAAAAACCGCCAATTTCATCCCGGCCCTGATCCGCAAGGCCGAAGACCGCATGGACCCCTTTGAAGTGTGGGGCTCAGGCGACGTCACCCGGGACGTCATCTACAGCAAGGATTTCGGCGAAGCGGTCTACCGGCTGCTGATGCATCCGGATATCCTCTTCGACACGTTCAACCTGGGGCACGGCAAGACCGTCACCGTGGAAGAGGTCGTCACCCATGCCCTCCAAGCAGCCGGACACGAACCTGCCCGAATCAATTACATCGGTGAAAAAACGACGATAATCCACCGGGCTTTGGACTGCACGAAACTCATGGAAACCATCGCCTGGACCCCGGGCTGGCCGATCGAGGTCGGCATCGAGGAAACCGCCGCCTGGTGGCGGGAAAACAAGGATACCTGGAAAAAATGA
- a CDS encoding sugar phosphate isomerase/epimerase family protein gives MSVWKIGLMQGRILPDDIHLLQFFPSKWQDEMQLFKAVGFDFMEILADKALSDFNPLYSDEGWSGFGRLSRELRLPAPMLCADYFTEFPFTGETAAASRAILLEILGKMDSLGVGGIVLPFFAKGEVSSPVELEEVLRGLGEGLKFAADHSIRLLVECTLCAGDTCDALDRLNGDNDGPFALCLDLGNAMSRGFDPVDEIAAAGKRIGHVHIKDCRFNTPGNRLLGEGDVDFPACFRALERIGYTGLLSLETAMGEDPLETAKRHLGMVNNWLKK, from the coding sequence ATGTCGGTCTGGAAGATAGGGCTCATGCAGGGAAGAATCCTGCCGGACGATATCCACCTGTTGCAGTTTTTCCCTAGCAAATGGCAGGATGAAATGCAACTTTTCAAGGCAGTTGGCTTCGATTTTATGGAAATCCTCGCCGACAAGGCGCTTTCGGATTTCAACCCGCTGTACAGTGACGAAGGCTGGTCCGGGTTCGGTCGGCTGAGCCGGGAATTGCGTCTGCCCGCGCCCATGTTATGCGCCGATTATTTCACGGAATTCCCCTTCACCGGAGAGACCGCCGCCGCATCCCGCGCCATCTTGCTCGAGATACTCGGGAAAATGGATTCTCTGGGCGTGGGCGGCATCGTCCTGCCGTTCTTCGCCAAGGGGGAGGTCTCGTCCCCGGTGGAACTGGAGGAAGTCCTGCGGGGCTTGGGCGAAGGCCTAAAGTTCGCGGCGGATCATTCGATACGGTTACTGGTCGAGTGCACGCTTTGTGCCGGGGATACCTGCGACGCGCTGGACCGGCTCAACGGGGACAACGACGGCCCATTCGCCCTGTGTCTTGATCTGGGCAACGCCATGTCCCGGGGGTTTGATCCCGTGGACGAGATCGCTGCCGCCGGGAAACGCATAGGTCATGTCCACATCAAGGATTGTCGGTTCAACACGCCGGGCAACCGTCTGTTGGGCGAAGGCGACGTGGACTTCCCGGCCTGTTTCCGCGCCCTGGAGCGGATCGGCTACACCGGGTTGCTGTCCCTTGAGACGGCCATGGGCGAGGACCCGCTGGAGACGGCGAAGAGACATCTGGGTATGGTCAATAACTGGTTGAAAAAATGA
- a CDS encoding glycosyltransferase family 1 protein yields the protein MDSYFDHQIFACQRFGGISRTFCEQAEALAALGGRVRVLAPRHRNGHLADLDPRLVSGDYSMFENGELSGVLDSNRRISDAALPEGVHILHETYYTGYHPRSMTGRRVVTLHDLVHELMPEKGHPSDRTAEHKKLAVDRADHVVCVSQNTLVDAVKVFGLAPEKATVIHHGVHGKWFGEPAPLEAGEDRPFILVVGNRGGYKFFTGLLTALAMTGRTRKDHAVVCFGGGPLDPAESKLAAELGLLEMIRVTSGGDDLLHSLYGAAAALVYPSEYEGFGLPVLEAMASGCPVICSDAASLPEVAGDAAAMFPSCNVGALAEQLDTVLYSESLRSRLVSRGRERARAFTWERNAEKLLAVYESLV from the coding sequence TTGGATAGTTATTTTGATCATCAGATATTCGCCTGCCAACGGTTCGGAGGGATCTCCCGGACCTTTTGCGAACAGGCCGAGGCCCTGGCTGCGCTGGGCGGGCGCGTCCGCGTGCTGGCACCCAGGCACCGGAACGGGCATCTCGCCGACCTGGACCCGCGCCTCGTGTCCGGCGACTATTCGATGTTCGAGAACGGCGAGCTTTCCGGGGTGCTCGACAGCAACCGGCGCATCAGCGACGCAGCGCTTCCCGAGGGCGTGCACATCCTGCACGAAACCTATTACACCGGGTATCACCCCCGTTCCATGACGGGAAGGCGGGTCGTGACACTCCACGATCTCGTCCATGAGCTGATGCCGGAAAAAGGGCACCCTTCGGACCGGACCGCGGAGCACAAGAAGCTGGCTGTGGACCGGGCCGACCATGTGGTCTGCGTTTCGCAAAACACCCTTGTCGACGCGGTGAAGGTGTTCGGCCTGGCTCCGGAAAAGGCCACCGTGATCCATCACGGCGTGCACGGGAAGTGGTTCGGGGAGCCGGCCCCGCTGGAGGCCGGGGAGGACAGGCCGTTCATCCTCGTGGTGGGCAATCGCGGCGGGTACAAGTTTTTCACCGGTCTGCTCACGGCCCTGGCCATGACCGGCCGCACCCGGAAGGACCATGCCGTGGTCTGCTTTGGCGGCGGGCCGCTTGATCCGGCGGAGTCGAAGCTTGCGGCCGAGCTGGGGCTGTTGGAAATGATTCGGGTGACCTCCGGCGGCGACGACCTGTTGCATTCTTTGTACGGGGCGGCGGCTGCGTTGGTCTATCCCAGCGAATACGAGGGGTTCGGGTTGCCCGTATTGGAAGCGATGGCGAGCGGTTGCCCGGTGATCTGTTCCGATGCGGCGTCGCTGCCCGAGGTGGCGGGCGATGCCGCGGCCATGTTTCCCTCGTGCAATGTCGGGGCTTTGGCCGAACAACTGGATACGGTCCTGTATTCCGAGTCCCTGCGGTCCCGGCTTGTGTCTCGGGGCCGTGAACGGGCCAGGGCGTTCACCTGGGAGCGCAATGCCGAAAAACTGCTCGCCGTGTATGAATCACTGGTGTGA
- a CDS encoding Gfo/Idh/MocA family oxidoreductase, whose translation MKILIVGMGSIGQRHARLIRSVMGEGAELWCLRKRGPELLINPPEAVECDSVARHYGMREFPDLDAALAQRPTAVFVCNPTSLHLQTAIRCAQSGAHLFIEKPVGCSAEEFRLLRRTAEENGVAVCVGYQTRFDPMVEKVAALLSEPGNEVVSCRMRWMTYLPAHHPYEDYRLGYAAREDLGGGVIFCLSHELDLISRFFGLPQSVYALQGEAHSLDMPVDTSVSALFSCAAPSGSFPLHLQLSFAQGDEERGFSVETASSVIRCDLVKRRLECVAHSGGRREWDFSNVIRDDLFRAQCEHVCRDVLTGGTPRVGLAEAGESLSMALSMHKSLRTGEVEKILPFNE comes from the coding sequence ATGAAGATACTTATTGTAGGCATGGGTTCCATAGGCCAACGCCACGCCCGCCTGATCCGTTCGGTCATGGGGGAGGGCGCGGAGTTGTGGTGCCTCAGGAAAAGGGGCCCGGAGCTGCTGATCAACCCCCCGGAGGCGGTGGAGTGCGACAGCGTGGCGCGCCATTACGGCATGCGCGAGTTCCCGGACCTGGACGCGGCCCTGGCGCAGCGGCCCACGGCCGTGTTCGTGTGCAACCCGACGTCCCTGCATCTGCAAACCGCCATACGGTGCGCGCAGAGCGGCGCGCATCTGTTCATCGAGAAGCCCGTGGGGTGCTCGGCCGAGGAGTTTCGCCTGTTGCGCCGCACGGCCGAGGAGAACGGCGTGGCCGTGTGTGTCGGCTACCAGACCCGATTCGACCCCATGGTCGAAAAGGTCGCGGCCCTGCTGTCGGAGCCGGGCAACGAGGTGGTTTCCTGCCGCATGCGCTGGATGACCTACCTTCCCGCCCACCATCCCTACGAGGACTATCGGCTGGGCTACGCCGCCCGCGAGGACCTGGGCGGTGGCGTCATTTTTTGCCTCAGCCATGAGCTGGACCTGATCTCCCGCTTTTTCGGGCTTCCTCAAAGCGTGTACGCCTTGCAGGGGGAAGCGCACAGCCTGGACATGCCCGTGGACACGTCGGTCTCGGCCCTGTTCTCCTGCGCCGCCCCGTCCGGCTCGTTCCCCCTTCACCTGCAGTTGAGCTTTGCCCAGGGTGACGAGGAACGGGGCTTTTCCGTGGAAACCGCCTCCTCGGTCATCCGGTGCGATCTTGTGAAGCGGCGGCTGGAGTGCGTGGCGCATTCCGGCGGCAGGCGAGAGTGGGACTTTTCCAACGTGATCCGGGACGACCTTTTTCGGGCGCAGTGCGAACACGTGTGCCGGGACGTTCTGACCGGCGGGACGCCTCGTGTGGGGCTTGCCGAGGCCGGTGAGAGCCTGTCCATGGCACTGTCCATGCATAAGTCCCTGAGGACCGGAGAGGTCGAGAAAATTTTGCCTTTCAACGAATAG
- a CDS encoding glycosyltransferase, whose product MRHKKVSVIVPTYNQAEYLGACLDSIWFQDYPNLEIIVVADPSPDETSAVLAEFAASVERDMVSYASRAEADGTVSRTQERRYKAEGRELVIIENPERLGHTPSYNLGFQTATGEYGTYVASDDICHPQMISTLAAAIEENGVDFAYSDMFIVDDAMRILREFRLPDYSFEASFCDWYLCGVSKLYKLALHDQYGLYDDAYTANDHECYLRFAMNGVRFLHVSKVLYSVRSHDQRAKDVHSSAGMDKLFAESRKLVEIARAFARER is encoded by the coding sequence ATGCGGCACAAAAAGGTTTCCGTGATCGTCCCGACCTACAATCAGGCAGAGTACCTGGGCGCGTGCCTGGATTCCATCTGGTTCCAGGACTACCCGAACCTCGAGATCATCGTGGTGGCCGACCCCTCGCCCGATGAAACGTCCGCCGTGCTCGCCGAATTCGCCGCGAGCGTGGAGCGGGACATGGTCTCCTATGCCTCCAGGGCAGAGGCGGACGGCACGGTCAGCCGCACGCAGGAGCGCCGGTACAAAGCCGAGGGCCGGGAACTGGTCATCATCGAAAATCCCGAGCGGCTGGGCCACACCCCGTCCTACAATCTCGGCTTTCAAACGGCCACCGGGGAATACGGCACCTACGTGGCCTCGGACGACATCTGCCATCCGCAGATGATCTCCACCCTGGCCGCCGCCATCGAGGAAAACGGCGTGGATTTCGCCTATTCAGACATGTTCATCGTGGACGACGCCATGCGTATCCTGCGGGAATTCCGGCTGCCGGACTACAGCTTCGAGGCCAGCTTCTGCGACTGGTATCTCTGCGGCGTGTCCAAGCTGTACAAGCTCGCTCTGCATGATCAATACGGGCTGTACGACGATGCCTATACGGCCAACGACCACGAATGCTACCTGCGCTTCGCCATGAACGGCGTCCGTTTTCTGCATGTGTCCAAGGTGCTGTATTCCGTGCGCAGCCATGACCAGCGGGCCAAGGACGTCCATTCGTCCGCAGGCATGGACAAATTGTTCGCCGAGTCCCGGAAGCTGGTTGAAATAGCCCGGGCTTTTGCCAGGGAGCGTTAG
- a CDS encoding GDP-mannose 4,6-dehydratase, translated as MAKRVLITGVTGMVGSHMTDYVLEHTDWDVYGMCRWRSPLTNVEHLLQRANDGDRVHFLDGDLTDSFSLSAAIEKARPDYVFHLAAQSYPATSFTSPIATLDTNILGTCRLLEVFRQFKDLDPIIHVCSSSEVYGRVPADKLPINESCHFHPASPYAISKIGTDLVGRYHAEAYGQKVLVTRMFTHTGPRRGDVFAESTFAKQIAMIEAGLIPPVIKTGNLNSLRTWSDVRDAVHAYFLLVTKDPQPGAVYNIGGNFSCSVGDMLDTLISLSTHDGIRHEVEGSRLRPLDADLQVPDTTAFRAHTGWEPAIPFEQTMRDLLDYWRDRVARGENFLSR; from the coding sequence ATGGCGAAGCGGGTCTTGATTACCGGCGTCACCGGCATGGTCGGCTCCCATATGACCGACTACGTTCTCGAACACACCGACTGGGACGTCTACGGCATGTGCCGCTGGCGCAGTCCGCTGACCAACGTGGAGCACCTGCTGCAGCGGGCCAACGACGGCGACCGCGTTCATTTTCTTGACGGTGATCTGACAGACTCCTTCTCCCTGTCCGCGGCCATAGAAAAGGCCCGGCCCGACTATGTGTTTCATCTGGCCGCGCAAAGCTATCCGGCCACCAGCTTCACCTCGCCCATCGCCACCCTGGACACGAACATCCTCGGCACCTGCCGCCTGCTGGAAGTCTTCCGCCAGTTCAAGGATCTGGACCCGATCATCCACGTGTGCTCCTCCTCCGAGGTCTACGGCCGGGTCCCGGCCGACAAGCTGCCCATCAACGAGAGCTGCCACTTCCACCCCGCCTCTCCCTACGCCATCTCCAAGATCGGCACCGACCTCGTGGGACGTTACCACGCGGAGGCATACGGGCAGAAGGTCCTCGTCACGAGGATGTTCACCCACACCGGCCCGCGGCGAGGGGACGTCTTTGCGGAATCGACCTTTGCCAAGCAGATAGCCATGATCGAGGCGGGACTGATCCCCCCGGTCATCAAGACGGGCAACCTCAACTCCCTGCGGACATGGTCCGACGTGCGCGACGCGGTCCACGCCTATTTCCTGCTGGTAACCAAAGACCCGCAGCCCGGAGCCGTCTACAACATCGGCGGCAACTTCAGTTGCAGCGTCGGCGACATGCTCGACACCCTGATCTCCCTGTCCACGCACGACGGCATTCGGCACGAGGTGGAGGGCAGCCGGTTGCGCCCCCTGGATGCGGACCTCCAGGTGCCGGACACCACGGCCTTCCGGGCTCACACCGGCTGGGAACCGGCCATCCCCTTCGAGCAGACCATGCGGGACCTGCTCGACTACTGGCGCGACCGGGTGGCGCGGGGCGAGAATTTCCTGTCACGATGA
- a CDS encoding GDP-L-fucose synthase — protein sequence MEPESKIYVAGHRGLVGAALVRRLKAEGYTRILERTHAELDLTDQVEVRRFFEEERPEYVFLAAAKVGGIRANNTYPADFIRDNLLIQTNVIDAAFANGASKLMFLGSSCIYPRDAVQPIVESALLSGPLEPTNQAYAVAKIAGIVHCQSLRKQHGFDAISVMPTNLYGPGDSFHPKNSHVIPGLMRRLHEAKVQGLAEVEVWGSGRATREFLHVDDLADALVFLMRGYSDAELVNIGSGREMTIAELVGVIAEVVGYTGAIRFGSPDMDGTPRKALDISRISAMGWKPRIEFSRGLAETYRWFLENVSGEGE from the coding sequence ATGGAACCGGAATCGAAGATATACGTTGCCGGACACAGAGGGCTGGTCGGGGCCGCATTGGTGCGCAGGCTTAAGGCCGAAGGATACACCCGCATCCTGGAACGGACCCATGCGGAACTGGATCTCACGGATCAGGTCGAGGTACGCCGTTTTTTTGAAGAAGAGCGGCCGGAGTATGTCTTTCTGGCCGCGGCAAAGGTCGGGGGCATCCGCGCAAACAACACCTATCCGGCGGACTTCATCCGGGACAACCTGCTGATCCAGACCAACGTCATCGACGCCGCCTTTGCCAATGGCGCTTCCAAGCTCATGTTTCTCGGCTCCTCGTGCATCTACCCCAGGGACGCGGTACAGCCGATCGTCGAGAGCGCGCTGCTCTCCGGGCCGCTTGAGCCCACCAACCAGGCCTACGCCGTGGCCAAGATCGCCGGTATCGTCCATTGCCAGTCCCTGCGCAAACAGCACGGGTTCGACGCCATCAGCGTCATGCCGACCAATCTTTACGGGCCTGGCGACAGTTTCCACCCCAAGAATTCCCACGTCATCCCCGGGTTGATGCGTCGCTTGCACGAGGCCAAGGTCCAGGGGCTTGCGGAGGTGGAGGTCTGGGGATCGGGAAGGGCCACGAGGGAGTTTCTGCATGTGGACGATCTGGCCGACGCCCTGGTTTTTCTCATGCGCGGCTATTCGGACGCTGAACTGGTGAACATCGGCTCGGGCCGGGAAATGACCATTGCCGAACTGGTCGGGGTGATCGCCGAGGTCGTGGGCTACACAGGGGCGATCCGCTTCGGTTCGCCGGACATGGACGGCACCCCGCGCAAGGCCCTGGACATCTCGCGGATCAGCGCCATGGGCTGGAAGCCCCGCATCGAGTTCTCCCGGGGGCTGGCCGAAACCTACAGGTGGTTTCTGGAAAACGTCAGCGGTGAAGGAGAGTGA